The Carassius gibelio isolate Cgi1373 ecotype wild population from Czech Republic chromosome B9, carGib1.2-hapl.c, whole genome shotgun sequence genome includes a region encoding these proteins:
- the lss gene encoding lanosterol synthase has protein sequence MTEGTCLRRRGGPYKTEPVTDLSRWRLSNVEGRQSWRYIEEADGVDRQQSMLESHSLGLDTGEFISASPAAHTAVEAALKAMDFYSRLQAEDGHWAGDYGGPLFLLPGLLITCHIAKIPLPDAWRQEMVRYLRSVQLPDGGWGLHVEDKSTVFGTALNYTTLRILGVGPDDPDMVRARNILHSKGGAVGIPSWGKFWLAILNVYSWEGMNTLFPEMWLFPSWVPAHPSTLWCHCRQVYLPMSYCYAVRLSADEDPLILSLRQELYVQEYSTIDWPAQRNNIAACDLYTPHSTLLTIAYLILNVYEAHHSTMLREKAVKELYDHIKADDRFTKCISIGPISKMINMLVRWYVDGPTSPAFQEHVSRIPDYLWLGLDGMKMQGTNGSQLWDTAFAVQAFLEAGAQDIPRFTECLKQAHHFFDLTQIKDNPPEYEKYYRQMNKGGFPFSTRDCGWIVADCTAEGLKSVMLLQEQCRFLTETIPAERLCDAVNVLLSMRNPDGGFATYETKRGGKLLELLNPSEVFGDIMIDYTYVECTSAVMQALKHFHSVYPEHRAEEIRTTLQQGLDYCRRVQRPDGSWEGSWGVCFTYGVWFGLEAFACMGHTFQNGSVCVEVKRACEFLLSKQMEDGGWGEDFESCEQRRYVQSKNSQIHNTCWALLGLMAARYPDIREMERGIQVLIDRQLPNGDWPQENISGVFNKSCAISYTSYRNVFPVWTLGRFSRLYPCSPLAGKLKL, from the exons ATGACAGAGGGAAC GTGTTTGCGGAGAAGGGGAGGCCCCTATAAGACCGAGCCAGTGACAGATCTCAGCCGCTGGAGGTTGAGTAATGTGGAGGGCAGACAGAGCTGGAGGTACATTGAGGAGGCAGACGGCGTGGACAGACAGCAGAGCATGCTGGAATCTCACTCTCTGGGACTGGACACG GGTGAGTTCATCTCAGCATCCCCTGCCGCACACACTGCAGTAGAAGCTGCACTGAAGGCAATGGACTTCTACAGCCGTCTCCAGGCTGAAGATGGACACTGGGCTGGGGATTATGGTGGACCTCTTTTCTTACTTCCAG GACTGCTCATAACCTGTCATATTGCTAAGATCCCTCTGCCAGATGCATGGAGGCAGGAAATGGTTAGATACCTTCGCTCTGTGCAGCTGCCTGACGGAGGCTGGGGCCT GCACGTTGAAGATAAGTCCACTGTTTTCGGAACAGCCTTGAATTACACCACCCTGAGAATTCTGGGAGTTGGGCCTGATGATCCAGATATGGTTCGCGCAAGGAATATTTTACACAGCAAAG GTGGTGCGGTCGGTATACCCTCCTGGGGGAAATTCTGGTTGGCCATCCTCAATGTATACAGCTGGGAAGGGATGAATACGCTCTTTCCAGAGATGTG GCTGTTCCCTTCCTGGGTGCCGGCACATCCCTCCACTTTATGGTGCCACTGTCGGCAGGTCTACCTGCCCATGAGCTACTGTTATGCGGTCAGGCTGTCTGCCGATGAAGATCCACTGATTCTCAGTTTAAGACAG GAGCTCTATGTCCAGGAGTACTCGACTATTGACTGGCCAGCTCAGAGGAACAACATTGCAGCTTGTGACTTGTACACACCTCACAGCACCTTGCTTACTATCGCTTATT TGATCCTGAATGTGTATGAAGCTCATCACAGCACTATGCTGAGAGAAAAAGCAGTGAAGGAGCTTTATGACCATATTAAAGCAGACGATCGCTTCACTAAGTGTATCAGCATTGGCCCG ATTTCGAAAATGATCAATATGTTGGTACGCTGGTATGTGGATGGACCCACATCACCTGCCTTTCAAGAGCATGTATCAAGGATTCCTGACTATCTATG GCTGGGTTTGGATGGTATGAAAATGCAG GGTACAAATGGATCACAGCTGTGGGATACTGCATTTGCAGTACAAGCATTTCTTGAG GCAGGTGCCCAGGACATCCCCAGGTTTACAGAGTGCCTCAAACAAGCCCATCATTTCTTTGATCTGACCCAG atcAAAGATAATCCTCCAGAATATGAGAAGTATTATAGACAAATGAACAAG GGAGGTTTTCCCTTCAGCACGCGGGACTGTGGTTGGATAGTTGCGGACTGCACAGCGGAAGGACTGAAATCTGTGATGCTGCTGCAGGAGCAGTGCCGTTTCCTCACAGAAACAATTCCCGCTGAAAGACTCTGTGATGCTGTCAATGTG CTGCTAAGCATGAGAAATCCTGATGGAGGGTTTGCCACGTATGAGACCAAACGTGGTGGAAAACTGCTGGAGCTGCTGAACCCATCTGAAGTGTTTG GTGATATAATGATCGACTACACATATGTTGAGTGTACCTCCGCTGTAATGCAGgcactgaaacactttcacagCGTATATCCTGAGCACAGAGCAGAAGAGATTAG GACAACTCTTCAGCAAGGGCTGGACTACTGCAGGAGGGTTCAAAGACCTGATGGCTCATGGGAAGG GTCCTGGGGAGTGTGTTTCACGTATGGAGTCTGGTTTGGTCTGGAGGCATTTGCATGTATGGGCCACACTTTCCAAAATGG GTCTGTTTGTGTGGAGGTGAAACGTGCCTGTGAGTTCCTGCTGTCGAAGCAGATGGAGGATGGAGGCTGGGGCGAGGACTTCGAGTCATGTGAGCAGCGCCGCTACGTTCAGAGCAAGAACTCACAGATCCACAACACCTGCTGGGCTTTGCTGGGGTTGATGGCTGCCAG GTACCCTGACATCAGAGAGATGGAGCGAGGCATTCAAGTTCTGATCGACAGGCAGCTGCCCAATGGAGACTGGCCACAG GAGAACATTTCTGGAGTGTTTAATAAAAGCTGTGCCATCAGCTACACCTCTTACAGGAATGTGTTTCCTGTGTGGACGCTGGGCCGTTTCTCACGGCTCTACCCCTGCAGCCCTCTGGCTGGGAAACTCAAACTCTGA
- the lmln gene encoding leishmanolysin-like peptidase produces MMASGWRQPRSVRAALLFNTIIILIIFISTGAQTHTCDHKVPLPTEVIHKVFLKPDRLTKRSTDQQLKIQIEYDSSLDGLDEAKSSLVKDELLPQAIDYLQKAFRVRRQSGPILLSRQCATNQYLRKRDDPHRYCQGPCADITKCGPVVVPEQHLQQCRVCSESGKSCGPAGPPDGEGVVRADFVLYVSAMTTERCGQENIVAYAAYCQLESELDRPIAGYANLCPNMISTQAQEFEGMLSTVKHEIIHALGFSAGLFAFFHDDDGKPLTPRSASGLPAYNESLGLYQWSDKVIRRATRLWDIRGGHMVRHTVHLLATPRVVEEARRHFNCPILEGMELENQGGAGTEFNHWEKRLLENEAMTGSHTQNRVFSRITLAIMEDTGWYRANYSMAENLEWGRGLGCDFVMKSCKFWIDQHRHTRPTLSPYCDSVRSAPLQLTCRQDQLAVAVCNLQKFPHALPAEYQYFDLIPGVPEEDLPAYGGAVEIADYCAFSQEFSWHVGGEYQRSSYCRIQENQPATWRNYGVEQYGPGSVCLYQKSPFVMEQCTKRMTYPDWGSGCYKVSCTAQGLLVWVQNESYPCVRTGQVINVSIRMNGWVYSGQLICPTCSDFCSVCPLPHEIPPQNTTKSAHLDPCSRSSCLVVSLWQLLLTLTPLLIGFLLCGRD; encoded by the exons ATGATGGCGTCAGGATGGCGGCAGCCTCGATCAGTTAGAGCTGCTTTACTCTTTAacaccatcatcatcctcatcatcttcatcagcaCCGGCGCACAGACGCACACCTGTGACCATAAAGTGCCCCTGCCAACAGAG GTCATACATAAAGTGTTTTTGAAGCCAGATCGATTGACCAAAAGAAGCACTGACCAGCAGTTAAAGATCCAAATAGAGTACGACTCCAGCTTGGATGG GTTAGATGAAGCCAAAAGCAGCCTTGTGAAG GATGAGCTCCTCCCACAGGCTATTGATTATCTCCAGAAGGCCTTCAGGGTTCGTAGACAGTCAGGTCCAATATTACTGAGCAG ACAATGTGCAACCAATCAGTACCTTAGGAAAAGAGATGATCCACATCGCTACTGTCAGGGACCATGTGCAGACATCACCAAGTGTGGCCCAGTCGTTGTCCCTGAACAACATTTGCAG CAATGCAGGGTTTGCAGTGAGTCTGGCAAGTCCTGCGGCCCCGCTGGTCCTCCTGATGGTGAGGGGGTGGTGAGGGCTGATTTTGTGTTGTACGTGAGTGCGATGACCACAGAGCGCTGTGGACAAGAAAACATCGTAGCCTATGCAGCGTACTGCCAGCTGGAGTCTGAACTGGACAG GCCCATCGCTGGATATGCCAATCTGTGTCCCAATATGATCTCTACTCAAGCTCAGGAGTTTGAAGGGATGCTGTCCACAGTCAAACACGAGATCATACATGCCCTG GGGTTTTCTGCAGGACTCTTTGCGTTTTTCCATGATGATGATGGGAAACCTTTGACACCACGTTCTGCAAGCGGTCTACCTGCATACAATGAAAG tttAGGGTTGTATCAATGGAGTGATAAAGTCATCAGAAGAGCGACTCGGCTGTGGGACATCCGTGGAGGCCACATGGTCAGACACACGGTCCATCTTCTGGCCACCCCACGTGTAgtt GAGGAAGCCAGGAGACATTTTAATTGCCCCATTCTAGAGGGCATGGAACTGGAGAACCAGGGAGGTGCTGGGACCGAGTTCAACCACTGGGAAAAACGTCTGTTAGAG aATGAGGCAATGACTGGATCTCATACACAGAACAGAGTGTTTTCCAGAATTACTTTGGCCATAATGGAGGATACTGG GTGGTACAGAGCCAATTATAGTATGGCAGAGAACTTGGAGTGGGGAAGAGGTTTGGGTTGCGACTTTGTGATGAAAAGCTGTAAATTTTGGATAGACCAACATCGCCATAC GAGGCCAACCCTGAGCCCGTACTGTGATTCTGTGAGGAGCGCACCTCTGCAGCTCACCTGCAGGCAGGACCAGCTGGCAGTGGCCGTGTGCAACCTGCAGAAGTTTCCTCATGCGCTTCCTGCAGAGTATCAG TACTTTGACCTTATCCCTGGTGTCCCTGAGGAAGATTTGCCAGCATACGGAGGGGCCGTAGAGATAGCAGACTACTGTGCTTTTAGCCAGGAGTTTAGTTGGCATGTAGGTGGGGAATACCAGCGCAGCTCATACTGCAGGATACAGGAGAACCAGCCAG CCACATGGAGAAACTATGGGGTGGAACAGTATGGCCCGGGGTCAGTGTGTCTGTACCAGAAGTCACCATTTGTAATGGAGCAGTGCACCAAAAGAATGACCTACCCAGACTGGGGCAGTGGTTGCTATAAG GTGTCTTGCACAGCCCAAGGGTTGTTGGTCTGGGTGCAGAATGAGTCCTATCCATGTGTTCGTACTGGTCAGGTGATCAACGTGAGCATACGAATGAATGGATGGGTCTACAGTGGACAGCTCATCTGCCCAACCTGCTCTGACTTCTGCAGTGTCTGCCCCCTCCCTCATGAGATCCCCCCTCAAAACACCACCAAGAGTGCCCACTTAG aTCCTTGTTCCAGGTCTTCTTGTTTGGTGGTGAGCTTATGGCAGCTCTTGTTAACACTTACTCCACTGCTGATCGGCTTCCTCCTTTGTGGCCGGGACTGA
- the osbpl11 gene encoding oxysterol-binding protein-related protein 11 has translation MQTEAVLELHGGSQSACKTGSKSWQYSDLMEKVDGYLMKYTNLVTGWQYRYFVLNNEAGLLEYFVNEQSRNQKPRGSLPLGGAVISPSDEDSHTFTVNAISGEQYKLRASDAKERQHWVSRLQICAQHHTEAMGKTNPPLQTRSLSMASQGSGSSPGSQHRINQNSNALLGLSQLQRGSSLYSSRKSLLPDHLLEAREMMSQAQGQHRDLIQSIEGLPSSQGPSPLDQDLLLLKATSLATMTCLSDCLHILQLQQVARQKLPLCGPALEWLEPKLPDILKNGGTLPSITKDDGKTEGTILEPLEMDSCDIAGEQEEIDATQEVEDSTPAEEEDLGAVEEERSVILHLLSQLKLGMDLTRVVLPTFILEKRSLLEMYADFMSHPDLFVAITDGSSPLDRMVRFVEYYLTSFHEGRKGAIAKKPYNPIIGETFHCSWKVPKATMPPSAVPKEGTSCASDCYNVRYVAEQVSHHPPVSGFYAECQERQMCVNTHVWTKSKFMGMSIGVTMIGEGNLHLLEHGEEYTFSLPSAYARSILTVPWVELGGKVNVNCAKTGYSAVITFQTKPFYGGKLHRVNAEVKHNPTNSVVCRVQGEWNGVLEFTYTSGETRVVDVTKLPVTRKRVRPNELQGPYESRRLWQHVTESLKERDMDKATEHKRFLEERQRKEERHRAETQTAWRTKYFERKGEDWVYYQPLWKTATPSSSPVSPPQNP, from the exons ATGCAGACTGAAGCCGTGCTGGAGCTTCACGGCGGATCACAGAGTGCCTGTAAGACAGGCTCCAAATCCTGGCAGTACAG tgatCTGATGGAAAAAGTGGATGGGTATTTGATGAAGTACACCAATCTTGTGACTGGATGGCAGTATCG ATATTTTGTGCTCAACAATGAGGCAGGACTGCTGGAATATTTTGTGAATGAGCAGTCAAGAAATCAGAAGCCCAGGGGTTCGTTGCCGTTAGGCGGAGCAGTGATTTCCCCCAGCGATGAAGATTCACACACCTTCACCGTCAATGCCATCAGCGGAGAGCAATACAAACTCAGAG CCTCAGATGCAAAGGAGCGACAGCACTGGGTCAGCCGACTGCAGATCTGTGCGCAGCACCACACAGAGGCCATGGGCAAA ACAAACCCACCGCTCCAGACTCGCAGTCTCTCCATGGCGTCTCAGGGCAGTGGCAGCTCTCCCGGATCTCAACACAGGATCAACCAGAACTCAAACGCCCTGCTGGGCCTGTCCCAGCTGCAGCGTGGCTCATCTCTTTACTCCAGCAGGAAGTCGCTACTGCCTGATCACTTGCTGGAGGCCAGAGAG ATGATGAGCCAGGCGCAGGGCCAGCACAGAGACCTGATCCAGAGTATTGAGGGTCTGCCCTCCTCCCAGGGTCCCTCTCCCTTGGACCAAGACTTGCTGCTGCTGAAAGCTACTTCTTTGGCCACAATGACCTGTCTCAGCGACTGCCTGCATATCCTGCAGCTCCAACAAGTGGCTCGGCAGAAACTTCCTCTCTGTG GCCCTGCACTTGAGTGGCTGGAGCCAAAACTTCCAGACATCCTGAAGAATGGAGGGACGCTACCCAGCATCACCAAAGATGATGGCAAAACAGAGGGAACCATTCTGGAACCTTTAGAAATGGACTCATGTGATATCGCTGGA GAGCAGGAGGAGATTGATGCCACACAGGAGGTAGAGGATTCAACTCCGGCCGAGGAGGAGGATCTGGGTGCTGTCGAAGAGGAGCGCAGCGTCATTCTGCACCTCCTCTCTCAGCTCAAACTGGGCATGGACCTCACCAGG GTGGTCCTGCCTACCTTCATTCTGGAGAAGCGCTCCTTGTTGGAAATGTATGCAGACTTCATGTCCCATCCAGACCTTTTCGTGGCCATCACCGACGGCTCCAGCCCGCTAGACCGTATGGTCCGATTTGTGGAGTATTACCTCACTTCCTTCCACGAAGGTCGCAAAGGTGCCATTGCCAAGAAGCCCTACAACCCCATCATTGGAGAGACCTTCCACTGCTCTTGGAAAGTACCCAAAGCGACAATGCCTCCGTCAGCAGTCCCAAAAGAAGGGACCTCGTGCGCATCAGACTGCTACAATGTCCGCTATGTGGCTGAGCAGGTTTCCCATCATCCACCTGTGTCAGGCTTCTATGCAGAATGCCAGGAGAGACAGATGTGTGTCAACACCCATGTGTGGACCAAGAGCAAGTTCATGGGCATGTCCATTGGCGTCACTATGATTGGAGAAG GTAATCTACACCTATTGGAGCATGGTGAGGAATACACCTTCAGTCTGCCCTCTGCTTACGCCCGCTCTATCCTCACTGTACCCTGGGTGGAACTGGGAGGAAAGGTCAACGTCAACTGTGCCAAGACGGGCTACTCTGCAGTCATCACCTTCCAGACAAAGCCGTTCTATGGGGGCAAGCTACACAG AGTGAACGCAGAGGTCAAACACAACCCCACCAACTCCGTGGTGTGCCGAGTACAGGGTGAGTGGAACGGCGTGCTGGAGTTTACCTACACCAGCGGGGAGACACGTGTCGTAGACGTTACCAAACTCCCTGTCACCAGAAAACGAGTACGGCCCAATGAGCTGCAAGGGCCCTACGAGTCTAG GCGACTGTGGCAGCATGTGACGGAGTCTCTCAAGGAAAGAGATATGGATAAAGCCACAGAACACAAGCGCTTCCTGGAAGAAAGGCAGAGGAAGGAGGAAAGGCATCGCGCAGAGACACAGACAGCATGGAGGACCAAATACTTTGAGCGCAAA ggTGAAGACTGGGTGTATTACCAACCCCTGTGGAAAACGGCGACCCCTAGCTCTTCCCCAGTGTCCCCTCCACAAAAcccatga